From Epinephelus fuscoguttatus linkage group LG17, E.fuscoguttatus.final_Chr_v1:
CAAATTTCAGAAAGGGGAAGAGTAAATGTATCGCACATTTTGCTTGTATCttgaattaaaaaattaattgattatcagAATTGTTGTTGATTAATTTTCCCACATGATTAACGTTAAACAAATGATTTCAGCACTCTGTAAGATAAAAAAGTGTCAGGCTTATATAACTAAACTAGATGAAAACAGAGACTCTACTAGGTCGAGCTTTTTCAGAGACCACATCATCCACCttaaataaaccaaaatatCTTTACTTAATAACCAGTATAAATGAGGCATAGATAGAACactgggggcggcagtagctcagtccatagggacttgggttgggaaccggagggtcacctgttcaagtccctgtccggaccaaaatatggagcgtggactggtagctagagaggtgccagttcacctcctgggcactgccgaggtgcccatgagcaaggcactgaaccccccaaccgctcagagcgcctgtcCTGGGCAGCCCACTccgacatctctccacttagtgcatgtataggtcctatttgtgcatgtgtgtgttcggacctgtgtgtaattgacaaacagagtgaaaaattgaatttcccctcggggattaataaagtatatatatatatatatataaaaaaatactttaCTTATATATTCTAACACCctgttttgtttctatgactCCATCATTCCCAACTTTTTATCAGTTTATGTTATGGTTGCAGTTTCTAAGCACTTTCCTTAATTCCTTCATtatgatttacaaaaaaagtGCTTATTTCAAACAATACCAATTGTGTTTTTTCCTCAATCAAAGCTCACAGCAACATATTACATATTCTCTGACAGCTGCCTGTGAAACATATAGAGATGTAGAAGCCTAGACATATGAAACACATTGGATATAATGCTTTGTTTTGTGCACTTCATTTTCCAGTGTCACCACTGCGCTCTTCTTACAGACCCAGAGATGGCCGCTTTGTCATTAAATAGTTACATTGCACCCTTTGTTTTCTAATGGCAGGCACTGAAATGTgttctcaaaataaactactCAACTGATAGCCAGTAGGTAATAGGAGAATACACATTGTTTAAATTTCAGTCACATTTATTCTTAATGGCCGATCAATTCGTAACTGGTTAATCATTATCCTACCTagtttactgtatgtgtataaCTGAATGTTAAGTGCTGAAAACCACTTTGTCTTTCATTTCAGATGCTCTTATGTGGTagtgtgttttagtttggtTTCACTACTTGTTTTTAGTTACACGAATTACACTGGAGTTACATTTGAtgtgtcccttttttttttcagcaagcTGAAAAAGCTGAGTGAAGACAGTTTGACCAAACAACCAGAGGAAGTGTTTGATGTTTTAGAGAAACTCGGTGAAGGGTAAGATGTTTTTGTCATGACTAACTGTTTTCCATTTGTGTGCCATTGACTAAGACTATTTTAAGTCCATCAGACCGTCTGTACTTTTTAGATGCACCTCCTTTGTTGTGAAATGCATTAATTTCTTAATAATGTCAGATATAAAATGCGCTCTGGACAAACTGTGACTTaactttgtgtgtatgtttagtTCCTATGGCAGTGTGTTCAAAGCCATCCATAAGGAGTCAGGCCAGGTGGTGGCCATTAAGCAAGTTCCTGTGGAGTCTGATCTGCAGGAGATCATCAAGGAGATTTCCATCATGCAGCAGTGTGACAGGTTAGAGGAGATCACAGCTTTCCCCAAACTTCCAAATCCACTGCATAGATTAGATCAAAACATCTTGTCCTTAAAGCATCATATTTGGCTCCATAGTTCACTTTCCTCTAAGTTTGACTTTTGATTTAAAAGCAATGgtgtgctgctgcagcctgTACCGCTCTCCATCTTGATCTACAAGAGTTTTCTCACTTCTGCTGATTTTGTTCTTAACGAAACTTTTGTCTTCCCTTCTGATAACCACTCTGTTTTGCGTTTCCTCCCAGCCCTTACGTAGTGAAGTACTATGGCAGCTACTTCAAGAACACAGACCTGTGGATTGTCATGGAGTACTGTGGAGCCGGCTCTGTGTCTGACATCATCAGATTGCGCAACAAGACAGTGGGTTCTTACAGAGACAGTTgtggtgttgtgtttgtggctgTACTAAATATTTCTAATATATTTAAATCAGAGCAATTTTTTATAATGGATCAGCTAATATAGTTTGACGAAGACATTGTCATTAACAAGCTTTTTGAGAACCTATGATGTGACAAAGCCTCAGTGCCCAGACGACCACCCAGGTTTTTATACAGTACTAGCCAAACTCTGTCTACTATCACTCTTTGATCCGTAATGCCCATAAAAATTGTAATGATAATTTTCAAAGCTTATTTAGCTGTTGAGTAAGAGGACAAATGTCCTGGACGACTGTCTGTGACTGCTGATtatacaaaataatataatCAGTCACATTTGTGTCGCCAACCTGTGCTAGTGTAGTTTCTTTAGTTACTCTTGGATTTTATTTCATCCCcgtattttctttttccttctctcaTCAGTTGACAGAAGATGAGATTGCAACTATCCTGAAGTCGACACTGAAAGGTCTTGAATATCTTCACTTCATGAGGAAGATCCATCGGGACATCAAGGCAGGAAACATCCTCCTCAACACTGAGGGACACGCTAAACTGGCAGACTTTGGAGTTGCTGGACAACTAACGGTAACATTAAAGCAGTTGTTTGAGGTTTTGTCCTGGTGGCAACAAAGTGAATATTCTCATCAAATTTCCACTTGTATAATCTTTCACTAATTTTGTAAATCCATTATAATATcagcattgtttgtttttctctgaagGACACAATGGCAAAGAGAAACACTGTGATTGGTACTCCATTCTGGATGGCCCCTGAGGTGATCCAGGAGATTGGCTACAACTGCGTGGCTGACATCTGGTCCCTGGGCATCACGTCTATAGAGATGGCAGAGGGCAAACCTCCCTATGCTGACATCCATCCCATGAGAGTGAGTGTAAACATAGTTAGTTAAAGAAATGGGTGCTTAGACCCAACCACTTAGCCCTGAGTTTGGATTTGAGGTACCTAAAGAACCAAactgtcaagctgtcatctccCCACTGTGGGAACTTTACCGCCTGTTATAACATAATTTACATTAtgagtgaagtattcctgtaCAGTTTTGTTCATGATATACCTTGTGAATggtcatgaaaaaaatcatggaaaagttttgaaattttgtccgtAAAAATGAGTGGGAACCCTTTTAAATGAATCTTTCCACCTGACTTGTCTTTGCTCTGGAACAGGCGATCTTCATGATCCCCACCAACCCTCCTCCAACATTCAGAAAGCCGGAGCTTTGGTCAGACGAATTCACAGACTTTGTCAAGAAGTGTCTGGTCAAGAATCCAGAGCAGAGAGCGACTGCCACGCAGCTCCTGCAGGTTGGAGAAAGGAAGGGCAGACACACAGAGTAGAACATAAGCGCCCAGTGTATGCACTCAGAGAAAAACTCAAAACAAGTACATGCTAGGGTTGAACAGAATAATAATTTGTGtttacacagtgacacaaacccactttttttccattcttgtgaatgcccAGCACCCATTTATCAGCCAGGCCAAGCCGGTCACAATCCTAAGAGACCTGATAACCGAGGCCATGGAGATGAAAGCCAagaggcagcaggagcagcagagagagctggaggaggaggacgacaACTCTGTACGTAGGCTGAGATGTTAACGATATACTTGACTCTATTAGACGGCTATATGTTCACGCTATATGACTAAATGTCTtacaggaggaggagacggaGGTGGACTCTCACACTATGGTGAAGTCGGGCTCAGAGGGCGCAGGAACCATGAGGGCCACCAGCACCATGAGTGATGGGGCGCAGACCATGATTGAACACGGCAGCACCATGCTAGAGTCAGACCTGGGCACTATGGTCAtcaacagtgatgatgatgaagaggaggaggaagaccagggaTCCATGAGGAGTGAGCACACACACGATGTTGACTCAGTTATGGGGAGAAAAGGGAATTCAATTGTAATCACATTCACAAAAGCCCACATTTCCAATAAAATATCACTGCTTATGTGACAAAAGTTAAACAGGAGAGCATCAGTGTTGTCAGCCTTGTGGTCTCTAATAATATCATACAGAGGAGATGGTCTGGCAAAGATAGGGTACTTAGGAGACTAATTAATCCAGGTTGAAACACAACTCTCTCCCTCATCCACAGGACACGCCACCCCCCAGCAGCCGATACGTCCGTCCTTCATGGACTACTTTGACAAGCAGGACTCTAACAAAGCAGCCCAGCAGCAGGAGAACTACAACCACAACCAGCCACAGGAGCAGCCCGGCTACCATATCCAGTCCAAGAATGTCTTCCCGGACAACTGGAAGGTGCCTCAGGACGGAGACTTTGACTTTGTGAGTAACATCTTTCATGAGCATGTGATGGTAGCGCCGCTCAGTGTCATGGGTTTCCCTGgagcaaacagagagagagaagctgctctgctgctgaagatatattattttaaacaacataGTGGAGCACTCGGCTTTTCCCTTATTTTGTTACTCTCATACAGGCTGTTATCTATGCTCTCCTCAATGCCACCAGACGtccctgaaataaaaacagtaaatttaCCTCGTAgaaaacaggagctgcttgTCTACCGTTGCCTCGATTAGTTAGATTGTTTGTGTTATAgagtgactttggtgttttaaagagttAGTTTGCATTCACCAAAGTATCACAataatgcctggttcacactacacgacatTTCTGTCCATTCCAACGGTCACTGTCAGATTaggcgattgtggagtcatgaaatcatgccgtgacttggccgacagacatgacagactacacgatggtccacaCCAGTTATCCCTAGTCGTCTTTcatgacgtgtgtgatgtcatcgggttgtTCTTGTCCTATTTTCATTACTATTGCTATTACttctgtcactgtgtctgttcatgtgccagctgaaatgttacTGTAGTAATGTAtgaccaccagatggcaggagctacatttgaagtaccgtacgcaaacatacaagtcactgaatccttcacaagttcctgcaaatgtttcacaataagagCCTTTTTaggaaatggagggattctctcaaccaaaGTTGTAGAaggcttttaattttatacagatacaggaagtgttgagtttgaaatgactgtgcgatgcattaactttatcaaggcagaCAGGAGAggacaaaaagtaaaaatataaagatacagaggaaTTAACAAATAACAgcccgtctataatgtagtctgtttcaaatgaagccgGTAGCCTctacagttgtggtgagtaaaagccactattttaaaattttattccTTGATATCTTCCATTAGGAAGAAACAACAGTCTTTaatagcttgatgctaatggcagtactcagcaggttgacaaagtgcctctgctgtttcacaccatcattttccccttttactctgtgtggtaacatcccgagaggaaatatcaaaaaccCTGGGGTGTTGTGGTCATACAGTTGTCCACGGCAGCAGAtagctctgtgtttctattggtcaaagtgactgCTGTGACGAGAGCAGTCATGAACgccaaaaagaaaatcaaacatgctagactttctgttggaacgtCGTGAGGCGTCCCAGGCGTGGCATCagttgtcgtctactatgacacactacacgagattAAACAATGGATTATCACGTACAACACTTGTTGTCATTCACAATCCATGCCAACACCGTACAACGCTGCATCAGGCTATAATCGGGCTGATATCATGTATTGTGTACCCAAGCAACTTCTGTGTTCTGTGAAGTAAAATTGATGCTGTTGTGAAAGGactctggtggctttgaagagagcacagatggAAATAATGGCTCCTTGTCTGAGGtaataatacactgactatggataagcacCTGCTACAACCCCGCTTAAAAAATtagaactatccctttaatgggGCTTGATCTAAAGGAAAATAAAGCAGCACCTCAGTGGTAAAAGTAGCAAATTATTGCACTATTATTCAGACACTAAATATGACTCATCCCTTCTCCattgttgtttgtctgtgtttctaTTTGTGTGCTGCCAACCAGCTGAAGAACCTGGACTTTGAGGAGCTGCAGATGCGCCTGACTGCCTTGGATCCCatgatggagcgggagattgaggAGCTCAGGCAGCGGTACACAGCCAAAAGGCAGCCCATCTTGGATGCCATGGATGCCAAGAAGAGACGACAACAGAACTTCTGAGTGTCCCACCCTCTAGTCTCCCAAAACCACCATCACCACAAAACTTACGTCCCATTGACTCAGAGGAAGTACGATGACCTTAGTGTCTTTGTTGGAAGCCCACTGCTGTTCTAACTGACTGCTAGTTGGCCTCTGAATGAAGTCGGATGCTACTTTTACATCCATTTTGGCTCCTGGAATCTATACTCGTCTGCCTTGTTTCCATCTACACCATGTCTAGATGCCGTTCCTCCATTTTAAATCTTATATTTGTTTCTACAAGTCCTGCAAAGTTGCTTTCCCATGAATGATGCTCAGGACTGCGGCCAAAGAAAGAACAAAGGCCTCGTTGTTATATGTCTGAAAGTCACAACACGAACTTCCCCTTTTCCAAATGAAATCAAGTTCCATGTCACACAGAAAACCCCTCGGGGAATCCCCATTAACACGTAAAGGAGCCTGTCGTCtggcagtagcagcagtatAATCACAGTGGTCAACGGCAAGTGGTCGTCTTTTCCTCAGACTTTTTCAGTGTAAATATAATACAGAGCCTAGTTTGGAAATACCTGCAACACAAAGCTGTGGAGGCTTGTCCATGACCAAAGACAATCAAGGTGATGTTGATGAAGTTGAGAATGCCTTAAAATAagcaatgtaaaaaaacaacaacaacaaccaagtCATCAGGTGTTAAAATCCATATCCTCGCTTGGAGATGAGTCGGACACGGACTGTGGAAAGCTGCGAGAGTGGACAGTAATGTCACGTGGGCAGTGAAGAACGGATCGTGCATGTTTTTCATGGCGGACCAGAAAATTCTCAACTTTCATTCGTcttatcatttatttaattatgttCCTTTTGAGTAAGATGTTCTGGGCTTCTTTTAAACACCCAGTGCACTGTCTACATTGACTCCACGCATCTTAGTGCCTCATAAAACACCTGTCCCACTCACCTACCG
This genomic window contains:
- the stk3 gene encoding serine/threonine-protein kinase 3, translated to MEPSAPKSKLKKLSEDSLTKQPEEVFDVLEKLGEGSYGSVFKAIHKESGQVVAIKQVPVESDLQEIIKEISIMQQCDSPYVVKYYGSYFKNTDLWIVMEYCGAGSVSDIIRLRNKTLTEDEIATILKSTLKGLEYLHFMRKIHRDIKAGNILLNTEGHAKLADFGVAGQLTDTMAKRNTVIGTPFWMAPEVIQEIGYNCVADIWSLGITSIEMAEGKPPYADIHPMRAIFMIPTNPPPTFRKPELWSDEFTDFVKKCLVKNPEQRATATQLLQHPFISQAKPVTILRDLITEAMEMKAKRQQEQQRELEEEDDNSEEETEVDSHTMVKSGSEGAGTMRATSTMSDGAQTMIEHGSTMLESDLGTMVINSDDDEEEEEDQGSMRRHATPQQPIRPSFMDYFDKQDSNKAAQQQENYNHNQPQEQPGYHIQSKNVFPDNWKVPQDGDFDFLKNLDFEELQMRLTALDPMMEREIEELRQRYTAKRQPILDAMDAKKRRQQNF